A window of the Henckelia pumila isolate YLH828 chromosome 3, ASM3356847v2, whole genome shotgun sequence genome harbors these coding sequences:
- the LOC140887492 gene encoding kinesin-like protein KIN-8B — protein sequence MASIRAPATKKTTTLTVAVKCRPLTERKRGRDIVRVQNDKEVTVLDPDLSKDYLDRIQNRTKERRYAFDYAFGPNTTNLDVYQRSIRSTIFGVVQGLNATVFAYGSTGSGKTYTMVGTQDDPGLMVLSLSTIFDLIEKDKTSDDFEVTCSYLEVYNEVIYDLLEKSSGHLELREDPEQGIIVAGLRSIKVNSAVKILELLNLGNSRRKTESTEVNDTSSRSHAVLEINVTRKQQKRYPTQVIRGKLALVDLAGSERASETNSGGQKLRDGANINRSLLALANCINALGKQQKKGLAYVPYRNSKLTRILKDGLSGNSQTIMIATISPADNQYHHTVNTLKYADRAKEIKTHIQKNIGTINAHVSDYQKMIDNLQGEVSRLRKELAEKETQLNAKPTERDIDDEISWLNALSQETSENVQDRINLQKALIELDETNLRNRKELQHLDDAIAKQQAIENEGAVVQALQSRRQVILDNIRDNDELGVIYQKEVEVNEKRRCQLQDMIDEAIKNNGNKTYLGILSQYRLLGIANTELQFEMAMRDQIISSQREAQRHLWNLLMSIGLDEKQIVELGAKQGIIVEEGTKMKPLGLSNMTTPLDLQRNNYSPLHCSPSHSQCGALTSCYPQTSELSSRSFSRDNQKLPPDLRREDQSSSFCYISHGFSPSAYQPWHSNQPILGFGAFDQHSDGLHNSFQHMRSYVSPYDERGVPTSSFEVNFRRRQQQQQQEVNMNHHVETSSAWNRCRSVITHSGGTMQAAFGHLQTNQVAMTVNSPLVFPKLRTPTQKNVSPMLHRPQHVSSNFHEKRY from the exons ATGGCGAGCATTAGAGCTCCAGCAACCAAAAAAACCACAACTCTTACA GTGGCTGTAAAATGTAGGCCATTAACCGAGAGAAAACGTGGTCGTGATATTGTCAGAGTTCAAAATGATAAG GAAGTTACTGTTTTGGATCCAGACCTTTCAAAGGACTACTTAGATAGGATACAGAATCGAACCAAGGAGCGGAGATATGCTTTTGATTATGCCTTTGGTCCCAACACCACCAACTTG GATGTCTACCAGAGAAGTATACGTTCCACTATTTTCGGGGTTGTCCAGGGTCTCAATGCAACTGTATTTGCTTATGGTTCTACCGGCAG TGGCAAAACATATACCATGGTTGGAACTCAAGATGATCCTGGACTTATGGTTCTCAGTCTCAGTACCATTTTTGATCTGATCGAGAAAGACAAAACCTCTGACGATTTTGAAGTTACTTGTTCATACCTTGAAGTGTACAATGAG GTCATCTATGATTTGCTTGAAAAATCATCAGGTCACTTGGAACTGAGGGAGGATCCCGAACAAGGAATAATTGTTGCTGGCCTTAGAAGTATTAAG GTGAACTCAGCTGTTAAGATTCTTGAACTTTTGAATTTGGGGAATAGTAGACGTAAAACTGAAAGCACAGAGGTCAATGACACTTCTTCTCG TTCCCATGCAGTTTTGGAAATAAATGTGACAAGAAAACAGCAAAAGAGATATCCCACTCAGGTTATCAGAGGAAAACTTGCACTGGTGGATCTTGCTGGCAG TGAACGAGCATCTGAGACAAACAGCGGGGGACAAAAACTGAGAGATGGTGCCAATATAAATCGGTCGCTTCTTGCTTTGGCAAATTGCATTAATGCTTTGGGAAAACAACAGAAGAAGGGCCTAGCTTATGTTCCATACCGCAATAG TAAGTTGACACGAATTCTTAAAGATGGTCTGAGTGGTAATTCTCAAACAATAATGATTGCCACTATCTCTCCTGCTGACAACCAGTATCACCATACTGTCAATACATTGAAGTATGCTGATCGTGCAAAGGAAATAAAAACACATATACAG AAAAATATAGGCACAATCAATGCTCATGTATCAGACTACCAAAAGATGATTGACAACCTTCAG GGGGAGGTCAGCCGTTTGAGAAAGGAGTTGGCTGAAAAAGAGACTCAACTTAATGCCAAGCCTACTGAAAGAGATATAGATGATGAAATATCTTGGCTGAATGCACTGAGCCAAGAAACTAGTGAAAACGTCCAGGACAGGATAAATTTGCAGAAGGCTCTAATCGAACTTGATGAAACAAACCTTCGTAATCGGAAGGAACTCCAACATCTTGATGATGCTATTGCAAAGCAGCAG GCTATTGAAAATGAAGGGGCAGTTGTGCAGGCATTGCAATCGAGGCGTCAGGTGATTCTTGACAATATTCGAGACAATGACGAGCTTGGTGTCATTTATCAGAAG gaagttgaagtgaatgAGAAACGCCGGTGTCAACTACAAGATATGATAGATGAAGCCATTAAAAACAATGGCAACAAAACTTATTTGGGAATTCTCAGTCAATACCGACTTCTG GGAATTGCTAACACAGAACTTCAGTTTGAAATGGCAATGAGAGACCAAATTATCTCCAGCCAAAGAGAAGCCCAGAGACATCTATGGAATTTGCTTATGAGCATAGGTCTTGATGAGAAGCAAATAGTAGAGCTTGGAGCAAAGCAAGGAATAATTGTTGAAGAAGGGACAAAGATGAAACCGCTCGGGTTGTCCAACATGACTACGCCACTAGATTTGCAACGCAACAATTACTCTCCGTTGCATTGCTCTCCATCCCACAGCCAATGTGGTGCATTAACTTCTTGTTATCCTCAAACAAGTGAGCTTAGCTCAAGATCATTTTCTAGGGACAATCAGAAGCTTCCCCCTGATTTACGGCGAGAGGACCAGTCTAGTTCATTTTGTTACATTTCACACGGTTTCTCCCCATCAGCCTATCAGCCATGGCACAGCAACCAGCCAATTTTAGGTTTTGGTGCCTTTGATCAACATTCTGATGGCTTGCACAATTCATTTCAGCACATGAGGAGCTATGTCTCTCCATATGATGAGCGTGGAGTGCCGACTTCATCTTTTGAGGTCAACTTTAGGCGGcggcagcagcagcagcaacaG GAAGTTAACATGAATCATCATGTTGAAACAAGCAGTGCATGGAACCGTTGCAGAAGTGTGATCACGCACTCCGGTGGTACAATGCAGGCTGCATTTGGGCATCTTCAAACGAATCAAGTTGCTATGACAGTCAACTCCCCTCTGGTTTTTCCTAAGCTTCGAACTCCCACTCAAAAAAATGTTTCACCTATGCTTCATCGGCCACAGCATGTTTCTTCCAATTTTCATGAAAAGCGCTATTAG
- the LOC140891657 gene encoding homeobox-leucine zipper protein HAT22-like — MGFDDSHNTPAAGLVLGLGLISSPALMQHKYSNKSSDPAAQINYHDDPSLNLSLNCAENYHDAAKSVLVYDHQLYRQDSAASNCFSNVSVKRERELIIGSSTEEGQLIQRVITDFDQDDDDGSNYSRKKLRLTKLQSALLEESFNIHTTLNPKQKHDLARELKLRPRQVEVWFQNRRARTKLKQTEVDCEFLKKCCESLTDENRRLHKELQELKLAAQPLYMQLPATTLTMCPSCERVAAADTAAKGSFTVATKPHFYKHFNTPSAAC, encoded by the exons ATGGGTTTTGATGATTCACACAACACGCCAGCGGCGGGGTTGGTTTTAGGGTTGGGTTTGATTTCATCGCCGGCACTAATGCAACACAAGTACTCCAACAAGTCTTCTGATCCAGCTGCTCAAATTAATTATCATGATGATCCTTCACTGAATCTGAGTCTTAATTGTGCTGAAAATTATCATGACGCTGCCAAAAGTGTACTGGTTTATGATCATCAATTGTACAGACAAGACAGCGCCGCTTCTAATTGTTTCTCCAACGTTAGTGTGAAGAGGGAGAGAGAATTAATTATTGGCAGCAGTACTGAAGAGGGACAATTAATCCAAAGGGTAATTACCGATTTTGAtcaggatgatgatgatggatCCAATTACTCTAGGAAGAAACTCAGGCTTACTAAACTTCAGTCTGCTCTTTTGGAGGAAAGCTTCAACATCCACACCACTCTCAATCCT AaacaaaagcatgatttggcgAGGGAACTGAAGCTTAGGCCACGGCAGGTTGAAGTATGGTTCCAGAATAGAAGAGCCAG GACTAAGCTGAAACAAACAGAAGTAGACTGCGAATTCTTGAAGAAATGTTGCGAGTCTCTTACGGATGAGAACCGCCGGCTGCACAAAGAGCTACAGGAGTTGAAATTGGCGGCGCAGCCACTCTACATGCAGCTTCCGGCGACCACCCTCACCATGTGTCCGTCCTGTGAAAGGGTCGCCGCCGCCGACACCGCGGCTAAGGGCTCCTTTACGGTGGCTACGAAGCCACACTTCTATAAACACTTCAACACTCCATCGGCGGCTTGTTAG